From the genome of Tissierellales bacterium, one region includes:
- a CDS encoding ferritin-like domain-containing protein produces MSNQYHESVESLDENAKEYVRALNSLKEEIEAVDWYQQRIDASIGDEELQGILAHNRDEEIEHAAMLIEWLRRNMPAWDEELRTYLFTEGPIVGIEEGETNNEETDGEEVEKGLNIGDLK; encoded by the coding sequence ATGAGTAATCAATATCATGAATCAGTAGAATCGCTAGATGAAAATGCAAAGGAATATGTTAGGGCTTTAAACAGTTTAAAAGAGGAAATTGAAGCAGTAGATTGGTATCAGCAACGGATAGATGCATCTATTGGCGATGAAGAATTGCAGGGAATTCTTGCCCACAATAGGGATGAGGAGATTGAACATGCTGCTATGCTTATTGAATGGTTAAGAAGGAATATGCCGGCTTGGGATGAAGAATTAAGAACTTATCTTTTTACAGAAGGACCTATAGTAGGCATTGAAGAAGGGGAAACTAATAATGAAGAAACCGATGGGGAAGAAGTAGAAAAAGGATTAAATATTGGAGATTTAAAATAA
- a CDS encoding family 1 encapsulin nanocompartment shell protein has protein sequence METMLYRELAPITDEAWKEIDERASEVLKNYLSARRVVKVTGPKGWEYNVVTEGRLENIVEEDDICYGTYKALPLVETRVEFDMNRWELDNLNRGAKDIDYTPLEEAVKKIALFEENAIYNGLDKSYIKGILQSAEGKVITLGKDSVSVMNAISEGVLRLKSVYAEGPYTLIVGKDAYKTINSQDPSYPLKEKIKELIGGDIVFSFAIDGAVLVPYDHDDLELIIGKDFSIGYQSGDKKKVTLFVTESLTFRVLDPAIIVKYN, from the coding sequence ATGGAAACCATGTTATATAGGGAACTAGCACCTATAACTGATGAAGCTTGGAAGGAGATTGATGAAAGGGCTAGTGAAGTACTTAAAAACTACCTTTCAGCAAGGCGCGTAGTTAAGGTTACTGGACCAAAAGGATGGGAATACAATGTTGTAACTGAAGGTAGATTAGAAAATATTGTAGAAGAAGATGATATTTGCTATGGAACTTACAAAGCACTACCTTTAGTTGAAACCCGTGTAGAATTTGATATGAATAGATGGGAATTAGATAATTTAAATAGGGGAGCAAAAGATATTGATTATACTCCATTAGAAGAGGCAGTAAAGAAAATTGCTCTTTTCGAAGAAAATGCAATTTACAATGGATTGGATAAAAGTTATATAAAGGGAATTCTTCAATCAGCAGAAGGTAAAGTAATAACTCTTGGAAAAGATAGTGTATCAGTAATGAATGCCATTTCAGAAGGAGTATTGAGACTAAAAAGTGTTTATGCTGAAGGGCCTTATACTTTAATAGTAGGGAAAGATGCATATAAAACAATAAACTCTCAAGATCCTAGTTATCCACTAAAGGAAAAAATTAAAGAACTTATAGGTGGAGACATAGTATTTAGTTTTGCTATAGATGGAGCAGTACTAGTACCTTATGATCACGATGATTTAGAGCTTATAATAGGGAAGGATTTTTCAATAGGATATCAATCAGGTGATAAGAAAAAGGTAACACTATTTGTGACTGAATCCCTTACATTTAGAGTTTTAGATCCAGCTATAATAGTAAAGTATAATTAG
- a CDS encoding glutamate-cysteine ligase family protein has protein sequence MISYDRQVEEIARYFKDNEKEEEDFKIGVEFEHFIVDKDTLETISYYGAGGVEETLREMLTMGWEGIYEGEHLLGLSRDGNFVALEPGSQFELSVRPEKNIEDIKKIYFNFLDEVLSILEKKNQVLITTGYQPETKIADIKRIPKERYKYMYEYFKTRGSHAHNMMKGTGALQTSFDYSSEEDYGKKLKVASSLSPVMYAIFDNTFYFEQEPQLEKRNLRSFIWENCDSDRCGIVDGALKEGFRYKDYAEYILNGPPIFIDYGKELYYTGAKKYKEIFNPEDYTMEELEHVLTMFFLDVRCKKYIEIRVFDSIPYPLNFAAIALWKGIFYNEDNLNEVYDYIEGINVEHINKAKIDIMDKGLDANLGEDSIYEIGKKLIAISKTGLTEDEKKYIKPLEEMINEKKTPYDITKEKYKLGKKEALNWCIIDKNFLAVN, from the coding sequence TTGATAAGCTATGATAGACAAGTAGAAGAAATTGCAAGATACTTTAAAGACAATGAAAAAGAAGAAGAAGACTTTAAAATTGGTGTAGAATTTGAACATTTTATAGTTGATAAGGACACTTTAGAAACTATTTCCTATTATGGAGCTGGTGGTGTAGAGGAAACACTAAGGGAAATGCTTACTATGGGATGGGAAGGAATCTATGAAGGAGAGCATCTTCTTGGATTAAGTAGGGATGGTAATTTTGTAGCTCTTGAGCCTGGGAGTCAATTTGAATTAAGTGTTAGACCTGAAAAGAATATAGAAGATATTAAAAAGATATATTTTAATTTTTTAGATGAGGTATTATCTATTTTAGAAAAGAAAAACCAAGTATTAATAACTACTGGATATCAACCTGAGACCAAAATTGCAGATATAAAGAGAATACCTAAGGAAAGATACAAATATATGTATGAATATTTTAAGACTAGGGGAAGCCATGCACATAATATGATGAAAGGAACTGGGGCTTTACAAACATCTTTTGATTATAGTTCCGAAGAGGACTATGGGAAGAAATTGAAAGTAGCAAGTAGTTTATCTCCGGTTATGTATGCCATATTTGATAATACCTTCTATTTTGAGCAAGAACCTCAACTAGAAAAGAGAAATTTAAGGTCTTTTATATGGGAAAACTGTGATTCTGATAGATGTGGTATAGTGGATGGTGCATTAAAGGAAGGATTTAGATACAAAGATTATGCAGAATATATATTAAATGGCCCACCAATATTTATTGACTATGGTAAAGAACTTTATTATACTGGAGCTAAAAAATATAAAGAAATATTTAATCCAGAGGATTATACTATGGAAGAATTGGAACATGTTCTTACTATGTTCTTCCTTGATGTACGATGTAAAAAGTATATAGAAATAAGAGTATTTGATTCAATACCTTATCCATTAAATTTTGCAGCTATAGCATTATGGAAAGGTATATTCTACAATGAAGATAATTTAAATGAAGTTTACGATTATATTGAAGGCATAAATGTAGAGCATATAAATAAGGCTAAAATAGATATTATGGATAAAGGTTTAGATGCAAATCTAGGGGAAGATTCTATATATGAAATAGGGAAAAAATTAATAGCTATTTCAAAGACGGGATTAACAGAAGATGAGAAAAAATATATTAAGCCATTAGAAGAAATGATTAATGAAAAAAAGACACCTTATGATATAACTAAAGAAAAATATAAATTAGGTAAAAAGGAAGCTTTAAACTGGTGTATCATAGATAAAAATTTTTTGGCGGTGAACTAA